The proteins below are encoded in one region of Bosea sp. BIWAKO-01:
- a CDS encoding ABC transporter ATP-binding protein, translating into MSVTKATPIIELRNLTTAFQTLNGTVRAVDGISLSLERGKTLGIVGESGCGKSMLSLSIMGLVPPPGRNAGGEILFGGRDLLKLSPSEMRDIRGNRIAMIFQEPMTSLNPVHTVGYQVVESLRAHRKASARDLRDEAIEALRRVRIPSPERRFDEYPHQLSGGMRQRVMIAMALTCKPTLLIADEPTTALDVTIQAQILRLLRELQEETGMSMILITHDLGVVAQVADEVAVMYAGKVVERASVNDVFHDPQHPYTIGLMGSMPRMDQGVERLIAIDGVVPPPFRLPPGCRFNPRCPFADDGCRAEMPVLGEIGPAHLVACRKAPLEEFV; encoded by the coding sequence ATGAGCGTGACCAAGGCCACGCCGATCATCGAATTGCGCAACCTCACGACGGCGTTTCAGACGCTCAACGGGACCGTGCGGGCGGTCGACGGCATTTCGCTCTCGCTCGAGCGCGGCAAGACGCTCGGAATCGTGGGGGAGAGCGGCTGCGGCAAGAGCATGCTGTCTCTGTCGATCATGGGGCTCGTGCCGCCACCGGGGCGCAATGCCGGCGGCGAGATCCTGTTCGGAGGGCGCGATCTCCTGAAGCTGTCGCCGAGCGAGATGCGCGACATTCGTGGCAACCGCATCGCCATGATCTTCCAGGAGCCGATGACCAGCCTCAATCCCGTGCACACGGTGGGGTATCAGGTCGTCGAGTCCCTGCGCGCGCATCGCAAGGCGTCGGCCCGGGACCTGCGCGACGAGGCCATCGAGGCGCTGCGCAGAGTGCGCATTCCGTCGCCCGAGCGACGCTTCGATGAGTATCCGCATCAGCTGTCCGGGGGCATGCGCCAGCGGGTCATGATCGCCATGGCCCTGACCTGCAAGCCGACGCTGCTGATCGCGGACGAGCCGACCACGGCGCTGGACGTTACCATCCAGGCCCAGATTCTCCGGCTCCTGCGCGAGTTGCAGGAGGAGACGGGCATGTCGATGATCCTGATCACTCACGACCTCGGTGTCGTCGCCCAGGTCGCCGACGAAGTCGCCGTCATGTATGCCGGCAAGGTGGTCGAGCGGGCCTCGGTCAACGACGTGTTTCACGACCCGCAGCACCCTTACACGATCGGCCTGATGGGCTCGATGCCGCGCATGGACCAGGGCGTGGAGCGCCTTATCGCGATTGACGGCGTCGTGCCTCCGCCTTTCCGGCTGCCGCCAGGGTGCCGTTTCAACCCGCGCTGTCCGTTCGCGGATGATGGCTGCCGCGCGGAAATGCCTGTGCTCGGTGAAATCGGCCCGGCCCATCTCGTCGCCTGTCGGAAGGCCCCGCTGGAGGAGTTCGTATGA
- a CDS encoding amidohydrolase family protein, with translation MTITVIRNADVVVAWDAQAAGHVYLYGADVAFEDGKILFVGERYAGTADEVVDGQGRMVMPGLVNIHSHPSSEPLNKGFLDELGSPALYNSSLYEFMPILRPDAEAVPDCVRVAYSELLLSGVTTVADLSVPHPDWLDLAAQSGMRVCLAPMFRSARWHTRNGHVVEYEWDEKAGADAMAQAFEVIARAEAHPSGRLFGMVCPAQIDTCSEELIKESYAEAGRRGLRWQIHAAQSTVEFHEITRRHGVSPIQWLEKLDVLGSTSIVGHAIFLDDYPRNAWHSRRDLDLLAQTGTTVAHCPTVFMRRGIALRDFGRYRRAGVNIGLGTDTYPHNMLEEMRNAAYVARLMAESPRTLSTTDLFEAATVAGARALGRSDIGRLAVDCKADLVLVDLDHPMMQPRRDPVRSLIYAAAERAVDRVYVDGRLVVSGGEVLTLDYPAAARRLHEAQKRTEAAAPRNDWAGRPVTDYSPLTFPEAGQRASGARS, from the coding sequence ATGACGATCACGGTCATCAGGAATGCGGATGTCGTCGTGGCCTGGGATGCCCAGGCTGCCGGTCACGTCTATCTCTACGGTGCGGATGTCGCCTTCGAGGATGGCAAGATCCTCTTCGTCGGCGAGCGCTACGCTGGCACCGCGGACGAGGTTGTAGACGGGCAGGGGCGGATGGTCATGCCCGGCCTCGTCAATATTCACTCGCATCCGTCGAGCGAACCGCTCAACAAGGGCTTCCTCGATGAGCTCGGTTCGCCGGCGCTCTACAATTCATCGCTCTACGAGTTCATGCCGATCCTGCGCCCGGATGCCGAGGCGGTGCCGGATTGCGTGCGCGTCGCCTATTCCGAGCTGCTGCTCTCCGGCGTGACGACGGTCGCGGATCTGTCGGTGCCGCACCCGGACTGGCTCGATCTTGCGGCGCAGAGCGGCATGCGCGTCTGCCTCGCACCGATGTTCCGCTCGGCTCGCTGGCATACGCGCAATGGCCATGTCGTCGAATACGAATGGGACGAGAAGGCCGGCGCCGACGCCATGGCGCAGGCCTTCGAGGTTATCGCCAGGGCCGAGGCCCATCCCTCCGGCCGCCTGTTCGGCATGGTATGCCCCGCCCAGATCGACACCTGCAGTGAGGAGCTGATCAAGGAGAGCTACGCCGAGGCCGGCCGACGCGGGCTGCGCTGGCAGATCCATGCGGCGCAGTCGACAGTCGAGTTCCATGAGATCACGCGCCGGCATGGCGTTTCGCCGATCCAGTGGCTCGAGAAGCTCGACGTGCTCGGCTCGACAAGCATCGTCGGTCACGCCATCTTCCTCGATGACTACCCGCGCAACGCCTGGCACAGCCGCCGCGATCTCGATCTCCTGGCGCAGACCGGCACGACCGTCGCCCATTGTCCGACCGTCTTCATGCGGCGGGGCATCGCCTTGCGCGATTTCGGGCGCTATCGACGCGCCGGCGTGAATATCGGCCTGGGTACGGACACCTATCCGCACAACATGCTCGAGGAGATGCGCAACGCGGCCTATGTCGCGCGCCTGATGGCGGAGAGCCCTCGCACGCTCAGCACGACCGACCTGTTCGAGGCTGCGACGGTCGCTGGTGCTCGTGCGCTGGGGCGCAGCGATATCGGCCGGCTCGCGGTGGACTGCAAGGCGGATCTCGTGCTCGTCGATCTCGACCATCCCATGATGCAGCCGCGACGTGATCCCGTTCGCAGCCTGATCTATGCGGCGGCCGAGCGCGCGGTCGATCGCGTCTATGTCGATGGCCGGCTTGTCGTCAGCGGTGGCGAGGTCCTCACCCTCGATTATCCCGCCGCTGCACGGCGCCTGCATGAAGCTCAGAAGCGGACCGAAGCGGCAGCTCCGAGGAATGACTGGGCCGGCCGCCCGGTGACGGATTACTCGCCCCTGACGTTTCCCGAAGCCGGGCAGCGGGCGTCCGGGGCCCGCTCATGA
- a CDS encoding heavy-metal-associated domain-containing protein, whose amino-acid sequence MCQAHQTHDHEVASAAVSGVSVRVEDMTCGHCAGTIKSAIESSIPGAKVNANPEARLVSVEGADLARVREIIAQAGYTPDAAHA is encoded by the coding sequence ATGTGCCAAGCTCACCAGACCCACGATCATGAGGTTGCTTCCGCTGCCGTTTCCGGCGTTTCCGTCCGCGTCGAGGATATGACCTGCGGCCATTGTGCCGGCACCATCAAGAGCGCCATCGAGAGCTCGATCCCCGGCGCCAAGGTCAACGCAAACCCTGAGGCTCGCCTCGTCTCGGTCGAAGGCGCCGATCTTGCCCGGGTTCGCGAGATCATCGCGCAGGCCGGCTATACACCGGACGCCGCTCACGCCTGA
- a CDS encoding ABC transporter ATP-binding protein, protein MTAPLLELEDVTKHYPVFKGLIRKKQVGAVRAVDGVSLQINPGETLAIVGESGCGKSTTARLAMRLIEPTAGSVRFEGRDITHLDRAALRSMRRNMQIVFQDPYASLNPRMTVEELIAEPLLVHGEGTAASRRARVLELLRRVDLAPYHAARYPHEFSGGQRQRIGIARALALSPKLIVCDEPVSALDVSIQAQVVNLLKDLQKELGLAYLFISHGLAVVKHMADRVAVMYLGQVVELASKQDLYGNPRHPYTQALLSAAPEPDPTRREGWNVLGGDVPSPLNPPAGCRFHTRCPLAQERCRSDVPSLRSVGAGHSTACHFAETVPTFSHAAAAREESPGRRRRLALYEASRRQVN, encoded by the coding sequence ATGACAGCGCCGTTGCTCGAACTCGAGGACGTGACCAAGCACTACCCCGTCTTCAAGGGCCTGATCCGGAAGAAGCAGGTTGGTGCGGTGCGTGCCGTGGACGGGGTGAGCCTGCAGATCAATCCGGGCGAAACCCTCGCCATTGTGGGGGAGAGCGGTTGCGGCAAGTCGACCACCGCGCGCCTTGCCATGCGGCTCATCGAGCCCACGGCGGGGAGCGTGCGCTTCGAAGGTCGCGACATCACGCATCTTGACCGGGCGGCGCTGCGCAGCATGCGTCGCAACATGCAGATCGTCTTCCAGGATCCCTATGCCAGCCTGAATCCGCGCATGACTGTGGAGGAGCTGATCGCCGAGCCCCTGCTGGTCCATGGCGAGGGCACGGCAGCCTCGCGGCGGGCCCGCGTGCTGGAACTGCTCCGAAGGGTCGATCTCGCCCCATATCATGCGGCGCGCTATCCGCACGAGTTCTCGGGTGGCCAGCGCCAGCGCATCGGCATCGCCCGGGCCCTGGCGCTGTCGCCCAAGCTCATCGTCTGCGACGAGCCCGTCTCGGCCCTCGACGTGTCGATCCAGGCACAGGTCGTCAACCTGTTGAAGGACCTTCAGAAGGAACTCGGTCTGGCCTATCTGTTCATCTCCCATGGCCTCGCCGTCGTGAAGCACATGGCTGACCGCGTGGCGGTGATGTATCTCGGGCAGGTCGTCGAACTGGCGAGCAAGCAGGACCTCTACGGCAATCCGCGCCATCCCTACACGCAGGCCCTGCTGTCAGCGGCTCCGGAGCCCGACCCGACCAGGCGCGAGGGGTGGAATGTGCTCGGCGGCGATGTCCCGAGCCCGCTCAATCCGCCAGCAGGCTGCCGGTTCCATACGCGCTGCCCCCTTGCGCAGGAGCGTTGCCGCAGCGACGTGCCGAGCCTGCGCTCGGTCGGCGCAGGACACAGCACCGCATGCCATTTTGCAGAGACGGTTCCAACCTTCAGCCACGCGGCTGCGGCCAGGGAGGAATCGCCTGGCCGGCGCCGGCGCCTCGCGCTCTATGAGGCGAGCCGCCGCCAGGTGAACTAA
- a CDS encoding 2Fe-2S iron-sulfur cluster-binding protein, whose protein sequence is MTANHTVRIANLAADITVAADMTILKAAQLAGYAYPYGCQVGRCGACKSRLLSGEVELLPHTPFALTAADRERGFVLACRAQPRSDCRVAWLGSDTAGHPLREASGRVVSLQRPTPDISVLRVELEGAPLAFTAGQYAELRFAGCAPRNYSMANEPGDPTLEFHVRHVANGATSGYVASGLRSGDPVWLRGPMGTAHLRARRTGPILAVAGGTGLAPILSILHSAARLHLKQPIRLYNAARAEHDLYQEATIADLANRLADFTYVPVLSDGPPLGARLEALAEIEGMTAYVAGSPRLVDDAVAAMTRRGLDPAHAYADAFFTTSDQACADATETAAQA, encoded by the coding sequence ATGACCGCAAACCATACAGTCCGCATCGCCAACCTCGCAGCCGACATCACGGTTGCGGCGGATATGACGATCCTGAAGGCGGCCCAGCTTGCCGGGTACGCCTATCCCTATGGCTGCCAGGTCGGGCGCTGCGGCGCCTGCAAGTCGAGGCTTCTCTCGGGCGAAGTCGAGCTGCTTCCCCATACGCCGTTCGCACTGACCGCAGCGGACCGCGAGCGCGGCTTCGTTCTCGCTTGCCGCGCGCAGCCGCGCAGCGATTGCCGCGTCGCCTGGCTTGGCAGCGACACGGCCGGACATCCCCTGCGCGAGGCTTCGGGACGGGTCGTCTCGCTGCAACGCCCGACGCCGGATATCTCGGTCCTGCGTGTGGAACTGGAGGGAGCGCCGCTCGCCTTCACGGCCGGCCAGTATGCCGAACTGCGTTTCGCGGGCTGTGCGCCGCGCAATTATTCGATGGCGAACGAACCTGGCGATCCTACTCTCGAGTTCCACGTCAGGCATGTCGCCAATGGTGCAACCAGCGGCTACGTCGCGAGCGGGCTGCGGTCGGGCGATCCCGTCTGGCTGCGTGGCCCGATGGGCACGGCGCATCTGCGCGCAAGGCGGACTGGGCCGATCCTCGCCGTGGCCGGCGGAACCGGGCTCGCCCCGATCCTGTCGATCCTCCACAGTGCCGCGCGCCTGCATCTGAAGCAGCCGATCCGGCTCTACAATGCTGCCCGGGCTGAGCATGATCTCTACCAGGAAGCGACGATCGCTGACCTGGCCAACCGGCTTGCCGATTTTACCTATGTCCCTGTCCTCAGCGACGGACCGCCGCTCGGCGCTCGCCTTGAAGCGCTCGCCGAGATCGAGGGCATGACAGCCTATGTCGCCGGCTCGCCGCGCCTGGTTGACGACGCCGTCGCAGCGATGACGCGCCGCGGACTCGACCCAGCTCACGCCTATGCCGACGCCTTCTTCACGACATCGGACCAGGCATGCGCGGACGCCACGGAGACCGCGGCCCAGGCGTGA